A genomic region of Mycolicibacterium poriferae contains the following coding sequences:
- the ricR gene encoding copper-sensing transcriptional repressor RicR — protein sequence MSDDQPVNRDLVTSQSDAGGHGYSAHKENYAKRLRRIEGQVRGIARMIDEDKYCIDVLTQISAVNSALQSVALGLLDEHLGHCVSHAVASGGSEADAKLAEASAAIARLVRS from the coding sequence ATGAGTGACGACCAACCGGTGAACCGCGATCTGGTCACCAGCCAGTCCGATGCCGGAGGGCACGGCTACTCGGCGCACAAGGAGAACTACGCCAAGCGGCTGCGCCGCATCGAGGGCCAGGTGCGCGGCATCGCCCGGATGATCGACGAGGACAAGTACTGCATCGACGTCCTCACCCAGATCAGTGCGGTGAACAGCGCTCTGCAGTCGGTCGCGCTCGGCTTGCTCGATGAGCACCTGGGCCACTGTGTATCCCACGCCGTGGCCAGCGGTGGTTCCGAGGCCGACGCCAAGCTCGCCGAAGCGTCAGCGGCGATCGCCCGACTGGTGCGTTCCTGA